In Paracoccus fistulariae, a single window of DNA contains:
- a CDS encoding putative DNA modification/repair radical SAM protein, protein MKRGLQEKLAILADAAKYDASCASSGTTRRDSSKGGIGSAGGTGICHAYTPDGRCISLLKILMTNFCIYDCAYCINRVSSRVERARFLPDEVVTLTLEFYRRNYIEGLFLSSGIIRSPDDTMADMVRIARMLRQDHGFKGYIHLKTIPEASKELIDEAGLYADRLSINIELPQDASIRQLAPQKKPETIRAAMADVRLAREASRDRSFRGKRPARFSPAGQSTQMIVGADQATDGHILTTASRLYTGYRLSRVYYSAFSPIPDSSAALPLIKPPMMREHRLYQADWLMRFYGFDAEEITSAAPSGNLDLAVDPKLAWALAHRHSFPLDVNRASREMLLRVPGFGTRTVQRILAARRSGLLRYHDLLRIGALMKKAQPFISLPDWSPKGLTDSANLRARFAPPPEQLSLI, encoded by the coding sequence ATGAAACGCGGGTTGCAGGAAAAATTGGCCATTCTGGCGGATGCGGCGAAATACGACGCCTCTTGCGCCTCATCCGGCACGACGCGCCGCGACAGCAGCAAGGGCGGCATCGGCAGCGCGGGCGGCACGGGGATCTGTCACGCCTATACGCCGGATGGGCGCTGCATCAGCCTGTTGAAGATCCTGATGACGAATTTCTGCATTTACGACTGCGCCTATTGCATCAATCGCGTCTCCAGCCGGGTCGAGCGGGCAAGGTTTTTGCCCGACGAGGTCGTCACCCTGACGCTGGAATTCTATCGCCGGAACTATATCGAGGGGCTGTTCCTGTCCTCGGGCATCATCCGCAGCCCGGACGACACGATGGCCGATATGGTGCGGATCGCGCGGATGCTGCGGCAGGATCACGGGTTCAAGGGTTACATCCACCTGAAAACGATCCCCGAGGCCAGCAAGGAGCTGATCGACGAAGCGGGGCTTTATGCCGACCGCCTGTCGATCAATATCGAACTGCCGCAGGATGCCAGCATCCGGCAACTCGCCCCGCAGAAAAAGCCCGAGACGATTCGCGCCGCCATGGCCGATGTCCGTCTTGCGCGCGAGGCCAGCCGCGACAGATCGTTTCGCGGCAAGCGTCCAGCGCGGTTTTCACCTGCCGGGCAATCGACGCAGATGATCGTGGGCGCGGATCAGGCGACGGACGGGCATATCCTGACCACGGCATCGCGGCTCTATACCGGCTATCGGCTCAGCCGCGTCTATTATTCCGCGTTCAGCCCCATTCCCGACAGCTCGGCCGCGCTGCCGCTGATCAAGCCGCCGATGATGCGGGAACACCGGCTGTATCAGGCCGATTGGCTGATGCGCTTCTATGGCTTTGACGCGGAAGAGATTACCAGCGCCGCACCCTCGGGCAATCTGGATCTGGCGGTGGATCCGAAACTGGCCTGGGCGCTGGCACACCGCCACAGCTTTCCCCTTGATGTGAACCGCGCCAGCCGCGAGATGCTGTTGCGCGTGCCGGGCTTTGGCACGCGCACGGTGCAGCGGATTCTGGCGGCGCGGCGGTCGGGGCTGCTGCGCTATCACGATCTGCTGCGCATCGGGGCGCTGATGAAGAAGGCGCAGCCCTTCATCAGCCTGCCCGACTGGTCGCCCAAGGGCCTGACCGACAGCGCCAATCTGCGCGCAAGATTTGCGCCCCCGCCTGAGCAACTGTC
- a CDS encoding YeiH family protein, whose product MPRPSLPHPRQIAPHLVALWPGFLLACLVAAAARFLSEHYGAPAMLMALLIGMAFNFLADHPKTAAGLEATSTSLLRLGVALLGFRLSLADLSELGWRSFAVVVGLMVATILFGLALSPLLKRRWRFGLLTGGSVAICGASAALAISAILPKSKQLEQDALFTVVAVTALSTLAMIFYPALFTMLGMNDAEAGFMIGATVHDVAQVVGAGYSVSDTAGDVATMVKLQRVVMLPVVLLAVLLLSGRGGDGAGSLRLPGFVLGFLACFALNSLGLVPAALADLASSLSQWLLLIAIAALGVRTSLAALFALGPRHFALILSETVFLLVMALAAMTLLLP is encoded by the coding sequence ATGCCACGCCCCAGCCTTCCGCACCCCCGCCAGATTGCCCCGCATCTTGTCGCGCTGTGGCCCGGCTTTCTGCTGGCCTGTCTGGTGGCGGCGGCGGCGCGCTTTCTGTCCGAACATTACGGCGCGCCCGCGATGCTGATGGCGCTGCTGATCGGCATGGCCTTCAACTTTCTGGCCGATCATCCGAAAACCGCTGCGGGGTTAGAGGCGACCTCGACCAGCCTGCTGCGCCTTGGGGTCGCGCTGCTGGGCTTTCGGCTGAGCCTGGCCGATCTGTCGGAACTGGGCTGGCGGTCCTTTGCGGTGGTGGTCGGGCTGATGGTGGCGACGATCCTGTTCGGGCTGGCCCTGTCGCCGCTGCTGAAACGGCGCTGGCGCTTCGGGTTGCTGACCGGGGGATCGGTGGCGATCTGCGGTGCCTCGGCCGCACTGGCAATCTCGGCGATCCTGCCCAAAAGCAAGCAGCTGGAACAGGACGCGCTGTTCACCGTGGTGGCCGTCACCGCGCTGTCAACGCTGGCAATGATCTTTTATCCGGCGCTGTTCACCATGCTGGGGATGAACGATGCCGAAGCGGGGTTCATGATCGGCGCCACCGTCCATGATGTCGCGCAGGTGGTTGGCGCGGGCTATTCGGTCAGCGATACGGCCGGCGATGTGGCCACGATGGTCAAGCTGCAGCGTGTCGTCATGCTACCGGTGGTGCTGCTGGCGGTACTGTTGCTGTCGGGGCGCGGCGGGGACGGAGCCGGATCGCTGCGCCTGCCGGGTTTCGTGCTGGGCTTCTTGGCCTGTTTCGCGCTGAACAGTCTGGGACTCGTCCCCGCTGCCCTTGCCGATCTGGCCTCGTCCCTGTCGCAATGGCTGCTGCTGATCGCGATTGCGGCCCTTGGGGTGCGGACATCGCTGGCCGCGCTTTTTGCGCTTGGCCCGCGCCATTTCGCGCTGATCCTGTCCGAGACCGTCTTTCTGCTGGTCATGGCACTGGCCGCCATGACGCTGCTTCTGCCCTAG